A stretch of DNA from Deltaproteobacteria bacterium:
GCGCCCGGACCAGCTCGCGGGCCTCCTCGACGTCGCGCGAGGTGAACTCGTGGAAGGGGAGGGCGAGGAGCCGGCGGGCGCGTGCGGCGCGGCCGGCGCGCGGCGCCGCGTCGGCGGCGCCGCGCACCTCGCCCCGGGCGCTCCACCCGTCGCGCCGTCCCGTGCGCTCGGTGTGCTCCGCCTGCTCCGCCGTCTCCTCGCGCGCCCGCGACCGCCCGTTCTCCCCGGCTCCGCGCCCCGTGCCGGCCGGCACCGTGCCCCCGCCCGCACCGCGCCCGCGGCGGCGCCGTCGGCCCTCCTCGGCGCCCCCGGCCAGCGGGAACGCCTCGTCGAAGAGGCGGTCGAAGGCCGGCCGGTCCGCCTCGTGCTTGACGAGCGCCGCGGCCAGCGCCTCGCGCATCGCCTCGCGCTCGACCCCCACCGCGGCGACGGCCACCAGCGCGTCGAGCGACTCGGCGACCGACACGTCGACCCCGCCCCGCGCGCGCAGCGTCTGGACGAAATCGAGGATGCGCGCCCGCATCCCCGGATGCTAGCCGCTTACGCGAAGAGGAGCGACAGGAGCCGGAGCATCCACGGGATGAAGGAGAAGAACGTGTACACCGTGGCCAGCATGACCAGCGACTCGTACACGAACGGCTCGTGGCCGAGCCGGCGGAGGATGACGAGGAACCCGCACGCCTTGGCCTTGAAGAGGAGGAGCGTGGCGCCGGTGCCGATGAACGGCATCCACGAGAGCAGGATCGGGTTGCCCTCGGACCACTGGTGGTGCAGGCCCTCGTAGGTGGCGACGCCGTCGAAGATCTGCAGGCAGAGATTCAGGAGGAAGAGCTGGTGCAGACGTTTCGTCGACATGGCGCCCGGAAGCGCGGAGTGCAAGCCAGGTGCCAGCGCATCCGCGCCGAGTTCTCGACGCCCCGCGGGTCGCGGATGACAGCCGCGTACCGCGGACGGCGCATCACCGCCCAGCGAGCAGCGCGCCCACCTTGCCCTCCGCCTTGCGCAGGTCCTCCTCGTGCTTCACGACCAGCGACAGCGTCCGCCGCACGGTCGCCGGGTCGAGCTCGCGCACGCCGAGCGCGCACAGGCCGCGCGCCCAGTCGAGCGTCTCGGCGATCGACGGCGCCTTGCGCAGCTCGAGCTTGCGGAGCCCGGCCACGAAGCGCGCCACCTGCGCGCGCAGCTTCTCGTCCAGGTCGGGCACCTTGAGCGCTACGATCTCGGCCTCCTTCTCGGGCCCGGGGAAGTCCACGTAGAGGTGCAGGCAGCGGCGGACGAGCGCCTCGGAGAGCTCGCGCGTGCGGTTCGAGGTGAGGACGACGACGGGCCGGTGCCGCGCGCGGATCGTCCCCAGCTCGGGCACGCTCACCTGGAAGTCGCTCAGCACCTCGAGCAGGAACGCCTCGAACTCCGGGTCGGCCTTGTCCACCTCGTCGATCAGCAGGACGACCTTCTTCGCCGCCGCGATCGCGCGCAGGAGCGGGCGCTCGAGCAGGAACTCGGCGGAGAAGATGTGGCTCGAGAGGTTCTCCCAGGTGAGGCCCTCGGCCCGGTCGGCCTGGATGCGCAGCAGCTGCTTCTGGTAGTTCCACTCAAAGAGGGCGCGCGCCTCGTCCAGGCCCTCGTAGCACTGGAGGCGGACGAGGTCCGTCGCGAGCATCTCGGCCAGCACCTTGCCGAGCTCGGTCTTGCCCGCGCCCGCCGGACCCTCGGCGAGCAGCGGCTTCTCGAGCGCGAGCGCGAGGAAGAGCGCGGTCTCGACGCGCGGGGTGGTGATGTAGCGGGCGGCGCGCAGGCCGTGGCGGACGTCGTCGAGGGTCATGGGGTGGGGAGGCATTGGAGACCCAGCTTGTCCCGGTCGGCGGCGCGCGCTCCGGCCGTCGCGGCGCGCAGGAGTTCCATCCGGCTTCGGTCGACGGGCACCTTGATGTCGGCGAAGGGCGCGCAGACGCCCCCGGCGAGGGCTGGCTCGAAGCGCACCGGGCCGCGCCCTCCCACCGCCCTGCCGCCGAGCGCGACGGCGCTCGCGACGAGCGCCTCGATGTTCGCCTTCTCGAGCGCACCGCTTGCGCCCCCGAAGCGTGCGCGCACCGCGAACGCCCTGGTCCTGCCGGCCTTGCCCTTGCAGCGCGGGCTCGTCATGCCGAAGCAGGGCGCGACCCGGAAGGTGCAGGTGCCGTCGGCCGTGCGGTCGCCGTCGCACGTCGGGTCGCCGTCCGCGCACGCGACGAAGGGCTTGATGCCGGCCTCCGCGCGGAGGCCGCGCGGGTCGATCACCTCCCAGGCGAGGCGGCACTCCACGCGCGGCCGGCCGACGCCGACCACCAGGGGCGCCACGCGCCCGCCGTCGAGGACGCCGGGGTGCAGCACGGCGAAGGTGGAGAAGCTGGACACGCCGCTCGCCGTGGCGGTGTGCGCCGTCGTGTCGACGGTGGTCGGGAGCGCCGTGTAGCTCGCTCCCGCGCAGGGCCCCTGAGCGCCGCAGTCGGCGTCCTCGGCGCAGGTCACGCCGCCCGCCGCGCAGGTCCCGGGCGTGAACTCCGCCACGACCAGCTCGGACTCGGCCGTCAGGTCCGGCGAGGACTCGGCCGGGAGACCGGCCAGGTCGCGTTCCGCCTCGGTGTACGCGATCGTCACGCCCGCGCTGAAGGTCCCCGGCACGGCCCGCTGCAGGGTCACGAAGAAGGGCAGGATGCCCGGCGTGCCGACCGTGCTGAACGGCCCCGGCGGTACGTCGACGTCGGCCACATTCGGTGCGCTGCCGAGCATCGTCCGCGCCGCCGTGACGCGCGAGGCGACCAGGTTGGTCTCGAAGTCGACCGTCACGTCGGGGGTCGGTTCGGAGAGAGCGAGCGCGCCGCCGGCATCCACCGTGCGCGCGAAGAAACGCAGTGTCGACGCCCCGGCCGGCGCTTCCAGGTTCTCCACCGGGTTGAAGTTCGGCACCACGTTCAGGCGGAACGTCCCTGGCGCGCCGTTCGCGGCGACGTCGCCGAACCAGTCGAGCACCGCGTCGAGGATGCCCGCGTTGGGCACGCGGATCGGGCGCGTGAGCGTCGGGAAGGCGTCCCCCGTGCGCAGGAAGTCGTCCGCGTGCGCGAACTCGGGCACGAAGGTGAGCGTGTCCGGGGCGGTGAGGACGCTCCGCGCGTGCGTCGCCGGGCCGTTCTGGAGGAGCGCCGCCGTCGCCGCGCCGCCCGCGGCGTTGCCGCGGATCATGTTGGCTGTCGGCGGGACGGCCAGCGCGAGCGGGTTCAGGTGCAGGTTCTGCACGAACGGGTCGAAGATCTGGAGCCCCGCCGCGACCGCGAGCACCTCGTTCGCCTGGTTCGGCACGACCTCGTCGCCGAAGTCCTCCACCTGGATCACGTTGTGCGGCACCGGCTGGAGGAGGAGTGCGGCCGAATTCAGGCCGTCCGCCGGGTCCAAGATGGTCTGGGTCAGGTTGGGCGAGAGCGCGAACTGGTCCTCCAGGTTCGCCGGGTCGAGGCCGAGGATGCCGTTCACCAGCGTGGACGCGGCGGCGCCGATCGAGGAGTTGAGGAAGAGCTGGGTCGAGAGGCCGCCGCCGGTGGCGTTGAGCAGCGCGGCGCGCACGCTCCTGTCGATCGGGATGAAGCCCGAGCCCATCAGGCCGCCGAGCGAGTGGCCCATGTAGAAGATGCGGCCGTCGTCGAGCGGCGTGCCGAGCGCGGCGTCGATCGAGTGGCCCTGGATCAGGCGCACGAGCGAGAGCAGGTCCGCGTAGGTCTGGCGGAAGTTGTCACGGATGCCGAGGAAGTTGTGGAAGGCCTGGAAGAAGCCCAGGTTCTCGGCGAGGAAGCTCACGCTGAAGCCCGCGAAGCTGCCGTCCGCGAAGCCGTCGGGGGCCGCCGTGCCGCCCACGTTGTTGCGCGTGTCCTGGGAGCACGGCGCGGATGGGCCGCAGGCGAACAGCCGGTAGCCGTGCTGGGCCGCGTCGATGCCGATCGAGGCGAAGCCGCGCGCGGCGTCCGCCTCCGCGAGGCCGACCACCGTGTCGCGCTGCCCACCGAGGCCGTGCTGCTGGATGATGATCGGCCAGCCGCCGGACGGCGGCGTCCCGCTCGGGATGGTCACCGTGAACGGGATCTTCGGCACGTCGATCACGATCGGAGCGCCGCCCGCGTCGCGCGTGAAGCGCTCGTCGGTCGTCTCGCAGGGCGCGCTCGGGGCGCAGTCGACGAACGAGGGTGGAAGCGGCAGGTCGCCGAGCGGCCCGTCGCCGTTCGGGTCGTGGGTCTGGAAGCGCGCGCTGTCGTAGAAACCGGTCGCGACCGCGGCCAGGTGCGCGTGCGGCGACGAGCCCATGAGCGCGTCCAGGCGGGCGCCCTGGAAGACCAGCTCCGGGCGGCTCGTCAGGTCTGCCGTCGGGGTGGGCAGGCCGGGCAGGACGAGGTCGCGGATCTCGACCAGGTCGTCCGTGGTCGACTGGGTCGTGAACACGGTCATGCCGGCGATGTCCGTTGCGGCGACGCCGTGCGCCGCGAGCGTCGCCACCACGGGGTCGAAGATCGCGTCCGCGTCGGCGCTGGCGCTCGTGCCGTCGCGCACGGCGACCCAGTCCGCCGACGCCTCCAGCGGCTCTCCCCCGCCGGTGACGGCGCGGCGCACGACACAGGTATAGGTGGTCTTCGGTTTGAGCGGGCGCCCCGGGAGGGGCAGGACCCCGAGCACGTTCGGGATGCGCGTGTCGACGTCGAACTTGAGCGCGATCGGCACGGGCGCCGCGGTCGCCGCCTCGGCGCAGAAGGCGGCATCCGTGAGCGCGGGCGCGAGCACCGGCGACGCGGGCAGGCTCGCCGCGTCGAGGGGGCCGCTCAGGAAGAAGTAGACGGCACTCGTCGTGCCGAAGCCGTCGAGCAGGTCGAGCGCGTCCTCGATCGCGGCGGTGTTGGCCCGCGCCACGTCGACGCCGAGGCCGATCGAGGCGCCCGCGTCGAGGAGCGTCCCGTCGCCGCCGCCGGGCGTGCCGCCGTCGAAGTAGAGGTCGCAGGGGAACGGGAGCGAGCCGAAGGCCGACGGCGTCGCGTGCAGCGCGGGCAGCGTGAAGGCGACGGTCGGGCCGACGGCGTGCGCGAGGGCGGGCAGGAGGACCACGGCGAGGGCGAGGGGACGCACGACCCTTCGTCGCACAACCGCCCCGCCGCCGGCAAGCTCAGCGGAGCCGCGGGATGCGAAGGCGATCGAGCACGCGGTGCGGGCGGTCGACGGCCTTCACCCAGTCGAGGTAGGCCGTGAAGTCGGTGACCAGGGCCTCGACGTCGATGCCGTGCGCGGCGGGGCGGTAGTCCTCGAGCGTGATCAGCGCCTGCGCGAGGAGGTGGACGGCACCGCGTGTGGCGCCCCGGCGGGTGCGCAGGTGGAGCGCGGCGGCGAGCTGCACGAGGGCTTCCAGGAAGGCGCGCTCCTCGGCCGGCGCCGCCCGCCACGCCTCCTCCCACGCCTCCTGCGCGCGCAGGTAGCGGCCGCGATTGAAGAGGCGCACGCCGCGGCCGAGGGCCGGCGGGGTCACTTCCGGTCGACGCGCGGGACCGCCGCCTCCATCACACGCGCGAAGTGCTCGGCCGGGCGCGCCGTCGAGAGGTCGAGCTCGAAGTCGGCGGGGGGCGGCGCGGCGAGCTTCGCGAGGAGCTCCTCGACCTCGCGCCTAGAGAGGCCGAGGCCGGCGAGGTCCTGCGCGGTCACGTGGCCGTCGCGCCGGGCCTCGAGGTCGCGGCCGCGGACCTCGATCAGCCGGCGGAGCGCCGCGAGCTCGCCGCGCGAGAG
This window harbors:
- a CDS encoding DUF309 domain-containing protein, coding for MTPPALGRGVRLFNRGRYLRAQEAWEEAWRAAPAEERAFLEALVQLAAALHLRTRRGATRGAVHLLAQALITLEDYRPAAHGIDVEALVTDFTAYLDWVKAVDRPHRVLDRLRIPRLR
- a CDS encoding MoxR family ATPase; its protein translation is MTLDDVRHGLRAARYITTPRVETALFLALALEKPLLAEGPAGAGKTELGKVLAEMLATDLVRLQCYEGLDEARALFEWNYQKQLLRIQADRAEGLTWENLSSHIFSAEFLLERPLLRAIAAAKKVVLLIDEVDKADPEFEAFLLEVLSDFQVSVPELGTIRARHRPVVVLTSNRTRELSEALVRRCLHLYVDFPGPEKEAEIVALKVPDLDEKLRAQVARFVAGLRKLELRKAPSIAETLDWARGLCALGVRELDPATVRRTLSLVVKHEEDLRKAEGKVGALLAGR